CACCAGCACGCGCGTCGCCGTCAGGTGGACCTCGTCCATCCGGGGTTCGGAGGACAGCAGCACGCCCGTCAGCGGAGCCGGCAGGCCCAGGTCCGCCACCGAGCGGCCCACCACCTCGCCCGTCACCCCCAGCAGCTCACGGCCACCGTCGTTGATCAGCGCGACCCGGAACTGGCCGTCCAGCATCAGCAGGCCCTCGCGCACGGCGTGCAGCGCGGCCTGGTGGTAGTCGTGCATGCGGCTCAGCTCGGTCGCGTTCATGCCGTGCGTGGAACGGCGCAGCCGGCCGTTGATCACGTAGGTGCCGATCGCGCCCAGCACCAGGGCGCCCCCGGCCACCTCGATCAGTGCGGTCACCTGGTCCTGGACCCGCGCGGTGATCGCCTCCACCTTGATGCCCGCGCTCACCAGGCCGATCACATGGCCGCCGTCCTTGATGGGGGTGACCGCGCGGACGGACGGCCCGAGCGTGCCGGTGTAGGTCTCGGTGAAGGTCTCGCCGTTCTGGGCGCGGGAGATATTGCCGAGGAACCGTTTCCCGATCTGCTTCTTGTCGGGGTGGGTCCAGCGGATGCCCTGCGGATTCATGATCGTGACGAAGTCGACGCCCGTGTCGTGCTGCACCCGGAGCGCGTACGGCTGCAACCGGGCCGTCGGCTCGGCGCTGCCGATCGCCTGCCGTACCGAGGGCGCGTCGGCGACCGAACGGGCCACCGCCGTGGCCTGGCGGCCCGCCGCCTCCTGGGCCTGGCTGCGGTCGCTGACGTACGTGAACAGCGCGTAGCCGGCGACGAGCACCGCGATCAGCACGGCCTGCATTCCGAAGAGCTGGCCGGCCAGGCTGCGGGGTCTCCAGAGGCGGGGTACGCGCATGGGTTCAGTCTGCCTCCCCGGATAAGCGTGAACTAAATGAACGGAAGGGTGACCGCCCTCACAGGCCGGGAGATAGTCACCGCATCCCGGGACGCAGTTCCGGGCCTCGACCCGGGAGCCTCTCCCTCCCGGACCCCCGATTCCCCCGGACGTGAGCCGCACGCCGGTGATGCCGACGAAGACGTCAAGGAGGCAGCCGTGACGACGACGGCACCTGCCGCACCCGCCGCGAAGCGGGATCGCACCCACTACCTCTACATAGCAGTGATCATCGCGGTGGCGCTCGGCATCGCCGTGGGTCTGATCTGGCCCGACGCCGGGGTCGAGCTCAAGCCCCTCGGCACCGGCTTCGTGAACCTGATCAAGATGATGATCTCGCCGATCATCTTCTGCACGATCGTGCTGGGCATCGGCTCGGTACGGAAGGCCGCCAAGGTCGGCGCCGTCGGCGGTATCGCGCTCGGCTACTTCCTGACGATGTCCCTGGTCGCGCTCAGCATCGGCCTGGTCGTCGGAAACATCCTGCACCCGGGCGACGGCCTGCACCTGACGAACGCGATCAAGCAGGCGGGCCACGCCCAGGTGTCGCCCGAGGCGCTGCCCCCGGTCGACTTCGTGCTCTCGATCATCCCGACGACCTTTGTCTCCGCCTTCACCGAGGGCCAGGTCCTGCAGACCCTCCTCATCGCGCTCCTCGCCGGGTTCGCGCTGCAGGCGATGGGCTCGGTCGGCCAGCCCGTACTGCGCGGCATCGAGCACATCCAGCGGCTCGTCTTCCGCATCCTCGCCATGGTGATGTGGGCCGCCCCGATCGGTGCCTTCGGCGCCATCGCCGCCGTCGTGGGTTCGGCCGGTCTGGACGCGCTCAAGAGCCTCGCCGTGCTGATGCTCG
The Streptomyces sp. CGMCC 4.7035 DNA segment above includes these coding regions:
- a CDS encoding cation:dicarboxylate symporter family transporter, which codes for MTTTAPAAPAAKRDRTHYLYIAVIIAVALGIAVGLIWPDAGVELKPLGTGFVNLIKMMISPIIFCTIVLGIGSVRKAAKVGAVGGIALGYFLTMSLVALSIGLVVGNILHPGDGLHLTNAIKQAGHAQVSPEALPPVDFVLSIIPTTFVSAFTEGQVLQTLLIALLAGFALQAMGSVGQPVLRGIEHIQRLVFRILAMVMWAAPIGAFGAIAAVVGSAGLDALKSLAVLMLGFYVTCVLFVFIVLGALLRVVAGLNIFTLFKYLSREFLLILSTSSSESALPRLIAKMEHLGVSKPVVGITVPTGYSFNLDGTMIYMTMASLYIADALGTPMSIGEQIPLLLFLLLASKGAAGVSGAGMATLAGGLQSHKPALVDGVGLIVGIDRFMSEARALTNFAGNSVATVLVGTWTKEIDKERVRRVLAGELPFDETTLLDENQSAVPAEAEVPGQGGEKELAKA
- a CDS encoding sensor histidine kinase, producing MRVPRLWRPRSLAGQLFGMQAVLIAVLVAGYALFTYVSDRSQAQEAAGRQATAVARSVADAPSVRQAIGSAEPTARLQPYALRVQHDTGVDFVTIMNPQGIRWTHPDKKQIGKRFLGNISRAQNGETFTETYTGTLGPSVRAVTPIKDGGHVIGLVSAGIKVEAITARVQDQVTALIEVAGGALVLGAIGTYVINGRLRRSTHGMNATELSRMHDYHQAALHAVREGLLMLDGQFRVALINDGGRELLGVTGEVVGRSVADLGLPAPLTGVLLSSEPRMDEVHLTATRVLVVNTSPVSGGERRGTVVTLRDVTELQSLMGELNSERGFTQALRSQAHEAANRLHTVVSLIELGRADEAVEFATAELELAQALTDQMVAAVSEPVLAALLLGKAAQANERGVELVVSEESSIDDGLLPPSLPARDLVTILGNLIDNAVDAAQGSVGARVTVTAYTEGAELVLRVSDSGAGVDPAHAEAVFERGWSTKPATGPGGRGLGLALVRQTVRRHEGTLTVSEAAGGGAEFAARVPLPTVGAAAPAEPTSPETGAVLSGGDV